In one window of Duganella dendranthematis DNA:
- the rraA gene encoding ribonuclease E activity regulator RraA, translated as MSFATTDLCDDHANLLEDGRLNVLPPVFKHYGQRVRFCGRVVTLKVHEDNAMVRAMLETPGDGNVLVVDGGGSLRRALVGGQLGLLAQDNGWSGIIVDGCIRDTEEINACDIGVRALAAHPQKSSKKGVGERNVRVQIAGVPVNPGDWIYADADGVLIAQQKLA; from the coding sequence ATGAGTTTTGCCACCACCGATTTGTGCGACGACCACGCCAACCTGCTGGAAGACGGGCGTCTGAACGTGCTGCCGCCGGTGTTCAAGCACTACGGCCAGCGGGTACGCTTTTGCGGCCGCGTGGTGACGCTGAAGGTGCATGAAGACAACGCCATGGTGCGCGCCATGCTGGAAACGCCGGGCGACGGCAATGTGCTGGTGGTGGACGGCGGCGGCAGCCTGCGGCGGGCGCTGGTCGGCGGTCAGCTGGGTTTGCTGGCGCAGGACAACGGCTGGTCCGGCATCATCGTTGACGGTTGCATCCGCGATACCGAGGAAATCAACGCCTGCGACATCGGCGTGCGCGCGCTGGCGGCGCATCCGCAAAAAAGCAGCAAGAAGGGCGTGGGCGAACGCAATGTGCGGGTGCAGATCGCCGGCGTGCCGGTCAATCCGGGTGACTGGATTTATGCCGATGCCGACGGCGTGCTGATTGCGCAGCAAAAGCTGGCTTGA
- a CDS encoding 23S rRNA (adenine(2030)-N(6))-methyltransferase RlmJ yields MFSYRHAFHAGNHADVLKHFITIQLLQYLNQKDVAYSYIDTHSGAGVYELDGAFASKNAEYDTGIGPLWNLTDMPAPVKEYVDLVRGMNPSGKMRYYPGSPYVADKVAREQDRLRLFELHPADSKLLADNFRKLDEHAAQQGIRSTVRGKRVLVTRGDGFAALKALLPPPSRRALVLIDPPYEDKQDYKKTKDVLAEALGRFPTGTYAVWYPLLQRMESRQFADKLKQLPAAQWLNVVLTIKTPMPDGIGGLHSSGMFILNPPYTLEPMLKEVMPWLVKALGQDAGARFTLETGTQTTGTRNTSERRPPIRQKNIVKST; encoded by the coding sequence ATGTTCTCTTACCGCCATGCCTTTCACGCGGGTAACCACGCCGACGTGCTCAAGCACTTCATCACCATCCAGTTGCTGCAGTACCTGAATCAGAAAGATGTGGCCTACAGCTACATCGACACCCATTCGGGCGCCGGCGTCTACGAGCTGGACGGCGCGTTCGCATCCAAGAATGCTGAGTACGACACCGGCATCGGCCCGCTGTGGAACCTGACGGACATGCCGGCGCCGGTCAAGGAGTACGTTGACCTGGTGCGCGGCATGAACCCGAGCGGCAAGATGCGCTACTACCCGGGCTCGCCATACGTGGCCGACAAGGTGGCGCGCGAGCAGGACCGCCTGCGCCTGTTCGAGCTGCACCCCGCCGACTCCAAGCTGCTGGCGGATAACTTCCGCAAGCTGGACGAGCATGCTGCGCAGCAGGGTATTCGCTCGACCGTGCGCGGCAAGCGCGTGCTGGTCACGCGTGGCGATGGTTTCGCCGCACTGAAAGCGCTGCTGCCGCCGCCGTCGCGCCGCGCGCTGGTGCTGATCGATCCGCCGTATGAAGACAAGCAGGACTACAAAAAGACCAAGGACGTGCTGGCCGAAGCGCTGGGCCGCTTCCCGACCGGGACCTACGCGGTCTGGTATCCGCTGCTGCAACGGATGGAATCGCGCCAGTTCGCCGACAAGCTCAAGCAGCTACCGGCCGCGCAATGGCTGAACGTGGTGTTGACGATCAAGACGCCGATGCCGGACGGGATTGGCGGCCTGCACAGCAGCGGCATGTTCATCCTGAACCCGCCGTACACGCTGGAACCGATGCTCAAGGAAGTCATGCCGTGGCTGGTGAAAGCGCTGGGCCAGGACGCCGGCGCGCGCTTTACGCTGGAGACGGGCACGCAGACGACGGGTACGCGCAACACTAGCGAGCGCCGCCCGCCTATCCGCCAGAAAAATATTGTAAAGAGTACATAA